In one Silene latifolia isolate original U9 population chromosome 10, ASM4854445v1, whole genome shotgun sequence genomic region, the following are encoded:
- the LOC141608135 gene encoding uncharacterized protein LOC141608135, with protein sequence MEVNKLIEAGFIHEVKYSTWITNIVPVRKKNGQLRMCVDFRDFNDACPKDDFALPVSELMIDATTGHEALSFMDCTAGYNQIHMAPEDQEATAILKKKDASFQWDEKCKNAFDSIKKYLASAPALEAPITRKPRVLYIAAQKRLLGAMCVQEIEDRKERALYYLSLTLVGAELNYSPIEKICLALVFAIQKLRHYIQVHTIHVVSKADPIKYILSRPVLSGRLAKWAVLLKQYDLVFVPQNAVKGQAIANFFVDHPVPAEWEISHDLPGEEIFYVDVLPPWHMYFDGAVRQDRAGAGVVFVSPQNRLMPYSFTLTQLCTTNMADYQARILGLQMAVEIGVRDMDIYGDSELVVNQVLSEYEVKKEDLISYHQRALQLLNELDIIQVGHVPRSSNKLPDALANLAATLALGAE encoded by the exons ATGGAAGTCAACAAACTCATAGAAGCAGGTTTCATTCACGAAGTCAAATATTCTACCTGGATAACAAACATTGTCCCAGTCAGAAAGAAGAATGGACAATTGCGCATGTGTGTCGACTTCAGAGACTTTAATGATGCATGCCCGAAGGATGACTTCGCTTTGCCAGTTTCAGAGTTGATGATTGACGCAACCACTGGTCATGAAGCACTCTCATTCATGGATTGTACGGctggttacaatcaaatacatATGGCACCTGAAGATCAAGAAGCAACAG CCATCTTAAAAAAAAAGGATGCTTCGTTCCAATGGGATGAAAAATGCAAGAATGCTTTTGATAGCATCAAGAAGTATCTGGCCAGTGCACCAGCGCTAGAGGCACCAATTACAAGAAAGCCACGTGTCCTCTATATTGCAGCGCAGAAACGCTTGCTGGGGGCAATGTGTGTTCAAGAGATTGAAGACCGCAAGGAGAGGGCACTATACTACTTGAGTCTTACCTTGGTGGGAGCTGAATTAAATTACTCACCCATAGAGAAAATATGTCTTGCTTTGGTGTTCGCCATCCAGAAGTTAAGGCACTACATACAGGTACATACTATACATGTGGTCTCAAAGGCCGACccaatcaagtacatactctcaagACCAGTCTTATCTGGAAGACTTGCGAAATGGGCAGTGTTACTTAAGCAATACGACTTGGTGTTCGTGCCTCAAAATGCTGTGAAAGGTCAAGCTATCGCCAATTTCTTTGTTGATCATCCAGTGCCAGCAGAGTGGGAAATTTCACATGACCTCCCAGGAGAAGAAATTTTCTACGTGGATGTTCTACCTCCATGGCATATGTACTTTGACGGTGCTGTAAGGCAAGATAGAGCTGGAGCTGGAGTTGTATTCGTAAGTCCACAAAATCGTCTCATGCCATACTCCTTTACGCTCACTCAATTGTGCACAACTAATATGGCAGATTACCAAGCTCGCATACTCGGCCTGCAAATGGCGGTCGAAATAGGCGTCAGGGATATGGACATCTACGGAGACTCAGAGTTGGTGGTCAACCAAGTCCTTAGTGAGTATGAAGTGAAAAAGGAAGACTTGATTTCCTACCATCAACGGGCATTACAACTACTGAATGAACTTGACATCATCCAAGTTGGACATGTGCCGAGGAGTTCCAATAAGTTGCCTGACGCGCTTGCTAACCTTGCAGCCACTTTGGCACTGGGGGCAGAATAA